In Lemur catta isolate mLemCat1 chromosome 18, mLemCat1.pri, whole genome shotgun sequence, a genomic segment contains:
- the TUBAL3 gene encoding LOW QUALITY PROTEIN: tubulin alpha chain-like 3 (The sequence of the model RefSeq protein was modified relative to this genomic sequence to represent the inferred CDS: inserted 2 bases in 1 codon), whose translation MECLSIHVGQAGVQIRDTCWELYCLEHGIQPDGIIPDRRQDPLENAQTEQVNASFDTFFCETRAGKHVPRALFVDLEPTGFLIFRSFGGGTGSGFTSLLLERLSQEYGRKTRLEFSVFPAPRVAAAVVERYNAVLTTHSTLEHADCALLVDNEAAYDMCRRQLGAERXSFASIDGLMAQAVSAITAPLRFQGPLNVDLIEFQTNLGPYPRIHFPVTSFVPVVSADRAFHEQLSVKDITAACFGPSSHLVRCDPRRGRYMACCLLYRGDVVPKEVNATIAAVKSRNSVRFVDWCPTGFKVGINPRPPVVAPGGDLARVRRAVCGLSSSTAIAEAWARLGHRFDLTFAKRAILHWYLREGMEEGEFPEAREDPATLEQDYQEAGQSLSRRDGWWQ comes from the exons ATG GAGTGCCTTTCCATTCACGTTGGTCAGGCTGGCGTCCAGATCAGGGACACATGTTGGGAACTCTATTGCCTGGAACATGGAATCCAGCCAGACGGCATCATTCCCGACAGGAGACAGGATCCACTGGAAAATGCTCAAACAGAACAAGTGAACGCGTCTTTCGATACCTTCTTTTGCGAGACGAGAGCTGGGAAGCATGTGCCCAGGGCACTCTTTGTGGACTTGGAACCAACT GGATTTTTGATTTTCCGAAGCTTTGGAGGCGGCACCGGGTCGGGCTTCACGTCCCTGTTGCTGGAGCGGCTGTCGCAGGAGTACGGCAGGAAGACGAGGCTGGAGTTCTCGGTGTTCCCGGCCCCCAGGGTCGCCGCGGCCGTGGTGGAGCGGTACAACGCCGTCCTCACCACGCACTCCACCCTGGAGCACGCGGACTGCGCCCTCCTGGTGGACAACGAGGCCGCCTACGACATGTGCCGCCGCCAGCTGGGCGCCGAGCG CTCGTTCGCCAGCATCGACGGGCTGATGGCCCAGGCCGTGTCCGCCATCACCGCGCCCCTCCGGTTTCAGGGGCCCTTGAACGTGGACCTAAtcgagttccagaccaacctgggGCCTTACCCGAGAATACACTTCCCGGTGACATCCTTCGTCCCCGTCGTGTCCGCTGACAGGGCCTTCCACGAGCAGCTCTCGGTCAAGGACATCACCGCCGCCTGCTTCGGGCCCTCCAGCCACCTGGTCAGGTGCGACCCTCGGCGCGGGAGGTACATGGCCTGCTGCCTGCTCTACCGAGGGGACGTGGTCCCCAAGGAGGTCAACGCCACCATCGCAGCCGTGAAGTCCAGGAACTCTGTCCGGTTCGTGGACTGGTGCCCGACTGGCTTCAAGGTGGGCATCAACCCCCGGCCGCCCGTGGTGGCGCCGGGAGGGGACCTGGCCCGGGTGCGGCGGGCCGTGTGCGGGCTGAGCAGCAGCACGGCCATCGCGGAGGCCTGGGCCCGCCTGGGCCACAGGTTCGACCTCACGTTCGCCAAGAGGGCGATTCTGCACTGGTACCTCCGGGAGGGCATGGAGGAGGGCGAGTTCCCCGAGGCCCGGGAGGACCCGGCCACCCTGGAGCAGGATTACCAGGAGGCGGGGCAGAGTCTGTCCCGCAGGGACGGCTGGTGGCAGTGA
- the UCN3 gene encoding urocortin-3 translates to MKSHPSIDTTSGITTHPVICHFYIDTQGSRAVSIEREDRSPPRTNPAEQRRPRGRRRAGDVPGADRPALKLPLPERFPRSEVHSRGEMLVQIRFLLPLLLLLLGGPRTGLPHKLHKAEPVLGCLNAALSEAKESRLEAASPLGKRSSLYLPGQGPSSGEKEEEEDKEKRIFSVSGGRGGAGSPRYKYLSQAQLKGKLYQDKAKSDRRTKFTLSLDVPTNIMNILFNIAKAKNLQAKAAANAHLMAQVGRKK, encoded by the exons ATGAAATCTCATCCCAGCATAGACACCACGTCTGGAATTACGACCCACCCTGTGATCTGTCACTTTTATATAGATACACAGGGGAGCCGAGCGGTTTCCATAGAGAGGGAAGATCGCAGCCCACCGAGGACCAACCCCGCGGAGCAGCGGCGACCCCGGGGCAGGCGACGCGCGGGGGATGTGCCCGGGGCCGACCGCCCGGCCCTGAAGCTGCCCCTGCCCGAGCGTTTCCCGCGGAGCGAAGTCCACTCTCGG GGAGAGATGCTGGTGCAGATCCGCttcctgctgcccctgctgctgctgctcctcggGGGCCCCCGGACAGGCCTCCCCCACAAGCTCCACAAGGCCGAGCCCGTCCTCGGCTGCCTCAACGCCGCCCTGTCTGAGGCCAAGGAGAGCCGGCTGGAGGCCGCGTCCCCGCTGGGCAAGAGGAGCTCCCTCTACCTGCCCGGCCAAGGCCCGTCttcaggagagaaggaggaggaggaggacaaggagaaaaggattttctctgtctctgggggcaggggtggggccggGAGCCCCCGGTACAAATACCTGTCCCAGGCACAGCTCAAGGGGAAGCTGTACCAGGACAAGGCCAAGAGTGACCGGCGCACCAAGTTCACTCTGTCCCTCGATGTTCCCACCAACATCATGAACATCCTCTTCAACATCGCCAAGGCCAAGAACTTGCAAGCCAAGGCGGCCGCCAACGCCCACCTGATGGCGCAGGTTGGGCGGAAGAAGTAG